The genomic window TCGCCTTATACATTATTCTCCAGCTCAAACCCTCTTATTTTTGGCTGCTTGTATTACCCACTATGTTCCTAGTCGCTTTTTCCAGCCTGTATCTGTTTTACCTGATCAGCATCTACCGCTGCCTGGCTATTACAAGGCTCATCTGGTTCCAGCAACATATGAGCCTCCCATGGGTTCTTGTGACCTGCTTCGTGGTCTGGGTCATAGCCATCGTCATCTTTATGCTTGTATTCCTCTCTCGGTACTTTTTCGAGTGTGCACTAATTTCGATCGTCTTCACCTTCGCCCACCCGCCCTTTGTAATTATGATCATTTGCTACGCCCTCGTTGGCTGGAGGCTGCAAGGGGCCAGGTTCGCTGAGTCCAGGAAGCCCATACGCCTGATCGTGACTGCGATAGCCGCCTTTATGATCTGCTGGCTCCCCAGCACTCTCTACGCCCTGATATCAAACGACTACATGTTGAGTCATTCTGACTGGTACATACTCACTGAGGCCCTGGCCTCATTCAACAGCGCCCTCAACCCTCTTACCTACGTCTTCGCCGGCAGCGACTTCCGTCAGATCTTCATGCGCTCCATGTTTACCTCGCTCCAGCTGGCATTCACCGAACATGAGCCAGAGGCTGAGACCGAGACCCGCAATTCCACCTCAAATACGAATGTCTGATAGAATACCTCGTGGGCCCTCAGCCTACCAATATATCCTGACACAGACACAGTGGACAGTCGGCTGCAAATATGGTCAGCACTGGAGGCTTTCCTGCACGCTTCTTCCAATCTCTTAGAACATAgagcgtagaacagtacagctcagggcaggccattcggcctactATTGTCGgatcaattaaattagtaaattAATGGCCAATTAATGTAATCCCCTCTGAATACCCAATGTCGATATCCTTCCAATTAACTCATTTCGCCGACATAAACATCCCTTAAAAGTCTCTAAGCTATCTGTCTTTACCATCATCCCAGTCAGCGTATACCAaggatgcaccactctctgtgtaaactaCTTGCCCCTCGCATCTCCCTTGTAATTACGCCGTCTCCTGTTAAATACATGGCctttggtgttagacatttcaaccttgggtaAAATATACTGTTGATCTGTGCCTTTCATAACCTACCAAAAttccatcaggtctcccctcgCTTTTCGCTGGCCCAGTCTTCATTCGGATATAGCAATCCATGGCGTCCTCCACTGtagagatgaggccacactcaggttggaggaccaatAACTTATATTGCATTTGGGTACCTCCAACTTGCTGACAGGTACATAGATTTCTCAAAATTCCAgtcatgccctccctcctacatcactccccatcccctttttcctctctcacattGCCTGCACATCCcctccctctgttgctccttcaaccttatCTTTCCTTCATGGGCTTCTGTCCGCTCCCCTTCTcgagccctgtatctctttcaccaattcacTTCTCAGCTTTTTACTTTAtcccttgcccccccccccacgatTAGACGTATTACCTTGCGTttcactctcccccctccccatcttttCATTCTgctcctcatcttttccccctcggtcctgctgaaggaactcaacccGAAAGGTAGAATGTACATTTCTCCATAAATCTTCAGAAATTTCTGTGTGTTTCTCAGAATTCCACCATCTGCAATTTCTCTGTTTGTAATGGGGTACATCtattccacatcaactctgtctaggcctttcaatattccaaagGATTTAATGACATCacattcatccttctgaattcaatTAAAGACACGGAGCTATCAAAGCTTCTTTCTATGATAACCTTTCCATGACCGGAATTATCTTTCTGAACCTCTCCTGAACccgctccaatgccagcacttcttttcttagatgaggagcggaaactgttcacaatactcaagcgaggcctcaccagtgctttataaagccttagcatcacatccctgttcctgtattccagacctcttgaaatgaacactaccattacatttgccttcttcaccaccgattcTACGTatcagaccataaggccataagacaaaggagcagaagtcggccattcggcccatcgagtctgctcagccattttatcatgagctgatccattctcccatttagtaccactcccccgccttctcaccataatctttgaagctctggctactcaggtacctatcaatctctgccttaagtacacctaatgacttgacgtccactgctgcccgtggcagcaaattccatagattcaccaccctctggctaaaaaaatgacttctcatttctgttctgaatgggcgcccttcaatccttaagtcatgccctcttgtactagactccccaaacatgggaaacaactttgccatattcACTCTGTCGATGGCTTTCAACTTTCGAAATGTTGCTATGAGCTCTCCCCTCGTTCTttgaaactccaaggaatacagttcaagagcgtacaaacgttcctcatatgttaaccctctcattccctgaatcattctagggaatcttctccgtaccctctccaaagtcagcacgtccgttcttaaataaggagaccaaaactgcccacagtactccaagtgaagtctcaccagcgccttatagagcctcaacatcacatccctgctccaatactctattcctctcgaaatgaatgccaacattgcattcgccttcttcaccaccgactcaacctggaggttaaccttaaggctATCCtttatgaggactcccaagtcccgttgcatctcagaacttataattatttccccatttaaataatagtctgcccgtttattttttttctGCCGAAGTACATcaccacacactttccaacattgtgtttcatttgtcacttcactttgtttcctcagcaccaccggcccctccacctaccttcgtatcgtcagcaaacttagccacaaatccatctattccataatccaaatcgttgatgtacaaattaaaaagaagcggccccagcacggacccatgtggaacactactggtaaccggcagccaaccggaataggatcccttttttcccacactctgtttcctgccaatcagccaactctCTTTCCACGTATTTAACTTTCTCGTAATTCCATGGGTctgatcttgttaagtagcctcatgtgtggtacgatgtgaaaggccttctgaaaatccaaatatacaacatgcacTGCATCTCACTTGgccagcctacttgtaatttcttgAAAAAATTGTTATatctttgtcaggcaggattttcctttaaggaatccacgcTGAGTTCTGCCGACCTTGTTAtatgtctccaggtactctgtaacgtCATTCTTGacaactcgtttctgcataccacGACACGGTTTAtcctaccccacccccaccccccgttcaatcccttcctacctatgttcgtgacacttctcacactcttaaacttttcgatgattttaatttccctggcccccactgctttattttcaccatgcatgtccagtccctatatacttctattacccatcaggaaggtcgtaaagctctccgcttctttttggattcgaCACATAATccgttcccctctgccaccactctgctccttatagcggaattagtccttactcttaataagtCTTCCTCCAAAGTAAAGGTGTAGCTATCGGCACcggtatgggtcctagctataccTGTCGTTTTGCTGGTTTGTGGatcaatctatgttccaaacctattctggtatctgtcccccacttttccttcgctacatcgacgactgcattggtgctgcttccagcACGCATGCTGACCTCGTTGACttaattaactttgcctccaaccttcaccctgccctcaagtttacctggtctatttccaaCAGTTCCCTACGCTttttagatctttctgtctctatctatgTTGACAGCTTATCTACCGATGTCTACTATAGGTCGActcactctcacagctatctggactattccccttctcaccctgcctcttgcaaaaatgccatcccctcctCGCAATTCCTCCGCCTCCGTCGCatatgctctcaggatgaggcttttcattccaggacgagggagatggcctccttttttaaagaaaggggcttcccttcctccaccatcaactctgctctcaagcgcatcttccccatttcacgcacatctgctctcagtccatcctcccgtcaccccactaggaatacggttcccttggtcctcatctaccaccccaccagcctccaggtccaacatattattctccgtaacttccgccacctccaacgggatcccaccactaagcacgtctttccgtcctccccatctctgcttTCCGCATGGATCGCTCCcttcgcgactcccttgtccattcgtccctccatccctccccactgatctccctcctggcacttatccttgtaagcggaacaagtgctacacatgcactTACacatcctcccttaccactattcagggccccagacagtccttccaggtgaggcaacacttcacctgtgagtcggctggggtgatatactgcttccagtgttcccgatgtggccttctgtatattggcgagacccaatgcagactgggagctcgttttgctgaacagctacgctctgtcctccagagaaagcaggatctcccagtggccacacattttaattccacatcacattcccattctgatatgtgtatccacggcctcctctactctaaagatgaagccacattcaggttggaggaacaaaaccttatattccgtctgggtagcctccaacctgatggcatgaacattgacttctctaacttccgctaatgccccacgtccccctcgtaccccatccgttatttatttatacacacacgttctttctctctctctctccttttctccttctgtctctctgactttaccccttgcccatcctctgtatttttcctccctcctccttttccttctgcctgggcctcctgtcccatgatcccctcatatcacttttgccaatcacctgtccagctcttagctccatccctctccctcctgtcttctcctatcattctggatctccccctcctcctcccactttaaaatctctgactagctcttccttcagttagtcctgacgaagggtctcggccagaaacgtcgactgtacctcttcctagagatgctacctggcctggtgcgtgcaccagcaactttgatgtgtgttgcttgaggactttctctgtcgtaattgtgactgctcaCACTTATCTTCCCTGCCACCTCTGAGTGTCCGTTATTCGGATGATGTTCtcctca from Mobula birostris isolate sMobBir1 chromosome 29, sMobBir1.hap1, whole genome shotgun sequence includes these protein-coding regions:
- the LOC140190157 gene encoding N-formyl peptide receptor 2-like, translated to MTMIILILTVLLGVPGNGAVIWVTGFKMKIAFSSLYLFYLISIYRCLAITRLIWFQQHMSLPWVLVTCFVVWVIAIVIFMLVFLSRYFFECALISIVFTFAHPPFVIMIICYALVGWRLQGARFAESRKPIRLIVTAIAAFMICWLPSTLYALISNDYMLSHSDWYILTEALASFNSALNPLTYVFAGSDFRQIFMRSMFTSLQLAFTEHEPEAETETRNSTSNTNV